GATAGATCCAATCCGTGTCCATGTGGTGGATGATATCCATATAtggaatcatttagaaaaaaatattttaaatgatGATTTATCTATTTTTGAATTCTTTTCATCTGGGTAAGAGAAGTCCATCCGATTAGACCGTCGAGATGGACTGAATTCCAGATTTGGGAGAGGATTATCACTCAATATTCGATTCGTGGAAAGTACAAAAACGCATTCAAGGCATCATATAGTGGACCTTGTCGACGGATGGTTAGGATGGCAAAAAGAAGGGCGGCTGGGAAAAAAACAGCTTTAAGCACTATGGTTTGCAGCGTGTTATAATTTTGCTATTGCGTAACCATTTCACAGATGGTGAAAAACTAACTATTCGGGTTAGAATTTTAAGTTAAAATATATTAATCTtagtaagttttatttttattatttttcggCTTTTAAAAACCACGAATGTGATCGAGTGTCCTCCTCCTAGCCATTTAAAAGTTGTTTACTAGTTTTAAGTAGGTTTAAacgtattttaaatattttttagtaaattttaatattttaaaaaatcttttacCTTGAgtgaaattagggtttagggtctCTTTTGCTAATAAAAGACTATTAGATAGGTTGTAaggattattttcatcaataatattaatttgatttcttaatttttttaaagacttTTTTTTCCATTGTAGATTtaggaattattattatttttaaaaaaagatgatAATATCCTCTTTTACCGATGCATTATATTGCTATATTATTTAGCATTAGAGTGCTAGTCTTTTTCCAGGATATGGTGTCTAATGGTGGATGAAGCAACAACATTCTCGAGGAAGGTATTCCAATAATTTTGTAGTCATGATTCAAAGTTTGAGGCTTTTCAACAAGAAAAGTATCAACTCATGCAGGAGATGCATGTGTCAACTATCTGATTGGCTGAGTCCATGGAGCACATTTAGAGCTAACCCTCAAGTGGTGTGGCCGAGCCGGAATGGACTCAATAATTGGCATATGTATTCGGGCGCATGTGTAAAGGCATGATTAGTTCCATGAATCTCACTTTAGATAGATAGATCTAGCTTTCTATGAATATATGAAATCGGCTTCAACCATGATGGATGGATCTAGCTTTCACGATGCTTACCCTtgaattttggtggggcccaccatgatgtatatgtgagatccactctaaCCACTACACAtgtaatcccatgttaggcctaggTCAAAAAGTTAGGTTGACATGTGATTTGTCTACCCTTGATTTGTACtgggctcatcatgatgattatataaaatcgaCTCCAATCATCATATGTCAAACCAAAATTTAGGCATGAggcctaaaaaatcaggcccatccataatttaggtgggccacaccaagggaaacaatttggagggtgactGTGGTCGTATGTGTTGTTTCCAGTCATGTGGTCATcctaaatcatggatggagttgatCTTTGGTCCATGGACCTCACATTGGGTGATGCACCTAGTGGtcgaggtggatttcacataaacatcaaggtgcaaACCACCCCAATCCCAAACACTTTGCTTACATGGTGACCTGAACTTCTACATATTAACCGAAGGtactataataataattatttaaacTAATCAGGTAGCTTATTGAGAACCTTTTTGAAAAAGCTACAAAGAATGTAAATCCTATATATTAGGTATTTTTTACAAGAATTTTCTAATTTAaagcttattatttatagtaaattttatttttggaactttcagtatttttagaatttaattgTGGTTTAGAATCATTGTTTAAGTTATCTAAAGGTTGTTTAATGAGTTTTGTTAAGAGTagccatttattattattatttttagtaatttttatcatttcaaaaaattattttattccaaGTCAAATTGAAGTCTAAGGTTTCTTTACTTACAAATCGCCATCCATGAATgatataaatttattttcttgggttttaggtattttattttactcatgaaTTCAATGACTATTTATTAATTAGAAGAAGACAGTGATTTCCTCTTCTATCAAATGCGGATTCGATCCACTGCTTGTTTGAATGGATTTGGTTCGGATAGGGCCTCTGTAGGGTCTACTgtgacatgtgttttatccgtgttattcatccattttgacaaatcattttagggcacctACTGAAAAAGGGATAGATCCAATGCTCATGTAGACCTGACCACAGGAGGGaggcccactattgaaaccttcctagggccaaccacaatgtttatttgtcatccaatctattgataggtccacatagacttggatgaaaggaaaacacaaatatcagtttgatcaaaaCTATTATGGCTCCCAAGAAACTTTTAATGATttacattcaatccccactgtgtggctCACACGAGtgttggatcaacttcatttttggactcctaacctaaattgatatggaaaaatagattgtCAGCGTAgagaaaacacgtacatcatagcaGGCCCCATAGTGCCCTTGTGTGGACCAAATTTGTTCAGGGTGGAACTCTAGGAATGTATTGGGTAAGGGCAGAGGGACACTCACAATATAAACAATCCTTTATGGGAGAATATATTAGGAAGACATTCCGCTATGATACCATGACAAATAACAAAATTATTAGTTGCTCTAAAAACTCAAGCTCTCAGgagatggtgtatcaatgtatatcaaaggaATTTAACACTAACACTTCCCGTCACGTGTGGGGTGAAACCCTATATAAAAGCATATTAGGCAATGGTTGAGGGACACTCACACCTTACGCAAGCTAGGCTTAATTGGCCCACATTCGATAATATATTATGGAAAATGAAAAATGCTAATGGATCCCGCCACCCTGACGTACCTGCCACTAACCAAGTGGGTGGAATCtttcatgaaatccaccccgtccatctagtACGCTGCCTCTATTCATCCTACAAGCCAAAAATCATGACCATACAaagctcaggtaggccacaccataggaagccgTTGTGATGGGCAAGCCTACCATTAGATTTGTGTGTATGGCCTAACAAGGTGTCTATGTTGCATCCAATCCACTCACCTGACTTGCCTCGCCAGTATGAAAGCAATCCCCATAAATCAGATTTTAGGCATAATTTCATACCGTTcactatggggtggcccaccttattgtTGAATCAGCATGATTTTCGAGATCAGGCCAAAGAAGGGGtggtgtacctgatggacggggtggatctcatgttCGCAAAGGCCAAATCATACCAAtctgacaatcttaaccatcaaatcAATGACATTCAATATTGACCGTCAAGATGTTTGCACAAaagtaggtccaatcaacaatctgatccgTTTATCTATTAGTTCCCATCATGGATTGGTTACAATAGTAAAGGATCACTTTTGTGAGACAACGATAGCCATCCCGTCCATGGATTAAAAaaggatggctaaaaaaaaagGCAAAATTAAGGATGGATTAAATCATCCAATCGTGTGAATTTTTTACCATGGCAGACCATGAAATGTGTTCAGGAcctaatggacagtttggatcaattAATTGAACGGTCCAAATGACCCAATGCAACTATGAGCTCTATAACTTTAGTGCTCTTGAAAGCACCGAATCATTTCTCCTAAATAATAGTAATATAGAAGATGAAAGGGAAATCATCTTTCCAAGTTGGAAAGTTGCTGGAGATACCTGCACTTATATTGTTTAAGAGAAATATTATTAAGACCATACATGCATGTACCCTGGCACAGTTGAGATGATCAGGACCGTTCGGTCCGTAGAAACATCCCGCTGATCTAACAATTTGTTGGTGATCTGACAATAAACATCTTGTTCTTGGGTGTGGCCATGCATTTATGGGGCTGTCTAAATCAATGGCCATGATGAAGATGGCAGGTCATAGCTGTTAGAGTATAAGATATATATCTATAGCTGCACATGTACAATGTTCCGTACCATGATTAAGTAaatggatggatttggatggatATATGTATATCAGtggagatttcaaatcccttaCAGGCATATTATTGTCATTCCTAGCAGTGAATGTATGGTTTTGTGTGTATAGTCATAGATACATATCCTATACTCTAACCTTATGTcgttagggtctgtttggataggagtaaatggaggtaaataggTGTAATTGGAAGTAAATGAAGGTAAATAATAATTGAGGCGTGTTTGAATAAAAATACATGCATGTAAATGGAATGATATAAGAGTATTTTTGCATGTAAATGAAATTCTACTACAGCGGATTTGGAAGTAAATAGGGTGAAATGACTCTTTAGGTTCCCTTTGAGAGTCATGCATGTGAACAAAGGTGTTGTTGTGCACATGTCCGCCACACATATGTTATGCTAATGATACTTCGAAATAATTCAATGATTAACTACATTACTAAAATCACACTAAAAGAATGATATTTCAAATCgttcaaaggatggccatataAATGGATAGTTAAAAAAGTTGGTAAGCTGATTGTTTGTGATTCTTGTATTTATGACTTGCCCGAGGCtagaaattttctcattttttgtttaagtatatatttcaacgggcttattacaatcattctatgaAATATTACTTATGTATATTATGTTTGGATATTAAGGCTAATTTGAGATGTCGCATATATTCTTACAAATATAtcaaaaaattcaaatgcattccaattctttcgatttacttccatccaaacgaaatatttgaaattcaaatgaatttcatttactcccatccaaatacAGCTTTGTAAGCCATTTACTCTCAATTCATTTACTTCCAATTCCATTTCTCAATTACCTCCAAGTACATTTAATAAATATTAATATCAAGAAGCAAAGCACATTAGGCCTCTTCAATCATAATTCTTCTATCGAAGAAGATGCTTGAATTGCACTAGACTCCATTGATTTCATCGAGACAATTCATAATAAtcaaaccatagttcaaaaactacAAAACTCAAATCACTTCACGCCTAGTAGGGTTTGGCCAGCTTGAAGCCTTGACAaagtctttaaaaataaataaataaataaactcgaatcaatgtttttataattgtaatgaaatatttttaaaatcaatattttaaataaaagagTAAAAACAATGTATAGTTTCTTTGTATGGTGCACTGCTGCTAGTACAGTTCCTTCATCTCACGGAGGAGGTAACAACTACTGTATCATGGCCCACCAACAAGTACTTATTTGTCTCTCAGTGCTCTCACGATTCcccaatacctttttttttttaaatgttattaAATATCGGAGCGCGCCAGGTGAGTCTCCGAGTCATCTCAATCCAACTGAACACTGAGTCGAGTCCAGTTTTTAAATTAGTTGAATCTCTACATTATTGTATGTGAGATTACTTTAATCGTGACATTGATGACATGCCGTCTTGTCTGCAATAGAAATGCCAAGGCCATTGATCAGCGCAAGGAAAGATTGGATAGGTAATACCTGAAACACATGCAACCATCTTACACATCTGAAAGATCTGACCCATTCATCAAGACGAACCCACTGGAAATATCCCCTACCCTAAAATTCAGGCCAATCTACTAATTAAGTTGGCCACATTAGTACAATAAAGATGGACTGGTAAGAAAAAAAACAGTCTATACATGTTGAAAtactgtgtgtggcccacttgaagagtAGACCAGTTTGATTTTTGTGCTAGAGCATAATAACTGTGTACTGTGCACGATGAACCCATTGCCATATCCCACCTTTGCATCGAGTGGGGTTGATGGTGAGCCAGAGCCTATTCAGGAACGTGCATTTTAACGGCCAGATCGGTCTTTATTCCTATTGTCAAGGAATTACCTGTTTAATGGTAGAAATGAAGGGGGGAATAGAGGGCTAGGATGGGTCCCACTGCACAATAGAAGAGGTTCTACATGTTGGGAACTAGTCACGACTCACGACATTGGGAAGTGATTAGTGATTGTATATGTTAttaaatatttgaatttttttgtgTTGTTGCTCGACAAGCTGTGAAGTTGCATCACCAAAAGAAGTGGCAGACTcaaaacccctctctctctctctctctctctctcttactaaaAGGTTGAAGGATTCTACTGTAGTGTCCAGTGTGTCACTCTCTTTTGTTTCATTCATTTTGGGAATATTCTTCTTTTATGGGTCTCATTTCTTCAATTACATGTGTAAGTTTGATATAATGTATCGTCCACCTTCTACATGTAATTTAAGTTATCATATTAGGAATTGATATTTACAACTTGCATACATCCCTCTTTGTTAATTACATACTTTTTTCTTCCTTGTTTTTTAATAGGTTGGAGTGAGAACAAGAAATGAAAGAGGTGTATGTGTCAAGATTATGGGGTGCAAAATATACGATCCCATCATAACTAATGAAACAAAAAGTTTCGTAAAAAGATCAAAAAGGAGTGTTGATGTCAAAAGTAGGGGCTTAAAATGTAAAATTCCCATCATAGAAAatagaaggagaaaaaaaaaaaaaactccaattgCATAGTGAGAAATATCTCGTTCTTGACaatttcttgggagattttcaaattttgatgtttttcttATGATATTATTAGGAAAATCTTACtgaaaataaaacattaaaattGTTTACTATAAATCAataaatgattaaaataaaataaaatatgggtAGTTTCAAATCACAAAAAATTTGCAATAAATCCATGAAAATTTAAAAACTACTAAGAATTTGCAAAAATGTCATGATAATTCATTTAATCAAATTTCCACAAAAATGTCATGAATGGTTTGGTAATTTATGTTAGCTCTTTTGTCATTTTAGGAAGTGTTTGATTGGAATTTCAAATGAAAGTGTACAATGTGAGATGGGGGATTAAAGTGGgccatgtataaaaaaaaatattgaagttGTAGTCCATTAAGCAGACCAAATGAAATTAACAATACACTAAATACAATCCACCTTCCAATCTCTCATATGTTTATAAATAGGGGGAGAACTCTCACCTGGCTATGAAAATCATCAAAGCTAGCTAGCCCACCAAAACCAAAGTCATAGATGATGACAGGTTTCGGATCTCCTTGTGGAGCCTGCAAGTTCCTGAGGAGGAAGTGTGCCAAAGGTTGTGTTTTTGCACCCTACTTCTGCCATGAACAAGGTGCCACCAACTTCGCGGCCATCCACAAGGTGTTCGGCGCGAGCAATGTTTCGAAGCTCCTTACACACCTTCCCGTGTCTGATCGTCTGGAAGCAGCAGCGACAATCTCATATGAAGCTCAAGCTAGAGTCCAGGATCCAATATATGGCTGCGTCTCTCACATTTTCGCGCTTCAACAACAGGTCTGAAGAACAAACATGTGTTTCAAAGTATTGCATATAGGTAGAAACTCAATGAGAATAGCCCGGCCGTTCAAAACCTTCTATCATCACGCATGCGCGATATTttggccattcatcaagtgggtcctattggGTCTTTATAATCTTTAAGTGGGTGAATGTGGTCCATCAAATGAACAGCCTCAATGTAGCATGCCAAATGCACATTGGCTCCTGTGGGCTTGAATGGCTCATTGTTCCAAATCTCAAGATTGCATCATAGATAAATTGATTTGGTTCTTACATATGGGTAGCCCAGATTGAGATAGATACGCCGATGGAATTGGCAGACTTCACACTTATTATCATGGTCTTTGAATACCCTCCAAACAGCTCAAGCGATGACGATTTGAAAAGCCTTGAGAAACATGAAGTTTTGAGAGGATTAATAAGACCTGATAAGCTATAAAATTAACAGCTTTGATCGATAATGCGAAACATCACATTCGTTCCATGGGGTGGATATTGCTTGAATAGTGCATCCTTCCAAATCCATAGTTTTGCATGTGTTCTTTAAAAATAATACAATCTCATCACCCTTTATTCACCTTGTTTTGTAGGTTGTCACTCTACAAGCACAACTAGCATCTCTAAAGGCCCAAGCATCCCAAAGCAGTGATGAAGATCGAAAGTTCCAAGACAATTACTCTTCTTACCAGCAAGATGGCCATGGATTATGTCATTCGCTGAGTTTGAGGGCGTCGACACCGTCCAATTCAAATCCCCCTAGCACTCATGTTCAAGCTATGTCATTCCATGGTAATGGACCCATGGGCTCAAATTCAATGGGTGATTATCATAATTCAAGCATGAGTGAAGAACATGCCTTGTTTACTACAAATGATAATTCTTCTCATCCCATGCCTTCTCTTGAAATGCAAATGGACCCAAGGAAATGGTATATGCAAGACATGGAGGGACTTCAATCAGTTGCATTTTCATTTCTTCAGAATTCTTAGatatgttagagagagagagagagagagagagagagagagagagagagagagagagagagagagagagagagatgattcaTGCACACATCTTCATCAGTTTTGAAGTGGTACTGAATACTTTTAGACATGCAATTTCTAGAATTGATAACAAGGCCCGGGAATTCATACAGATGTAGCATTTTCCTACAATCATATATTTGGGTTTTTCTTATTAAGGTGTATTTCATAGGTAAATATGAAAGAAACCAATTTCATGCAAGTTCTTTTCAGGTGGGCCTTTATGTTTTAgtcacatccaatccatccatcatgtgctgTTCCTGCTGTTCTCAATGGGTTTAAAAACTCAAGTCGATTCAAAACACTGGTGGGCTAATTAACCAAGTAAAAATCACGCCTTAAAGCTATAAAaccatttgatgtggcccacctgagtcttagaatggcctgattttttgtgctTGCATTCGTGGTAGTTGGATGCTTCTTATGAATGGATTACATGAAATATAGAAAAACACTATGGGTTCTACCTACAATctcaaaggtttttaatggtgggagtcctCATCTCAACCGTTCCTTGTTGTGAGGCCCGCCTGAGTTTTGAATTGGCTGGATTGTTAGGCATCAAGAAGAGGATTAAAGGGCCCCGAATGTCTATTTGAGCATTAATCTTATCTTGGAAACGTTTTTATTGGACGGCCTCCGCATGCAATGCTAGTGCTACTGTGATTATGGTCAAAGGACTCTCAGACTCGGATTgactgggaaacggattggctactccgctgccaccagccaatggctgatggtcggtgctctgtgggtcccaccatgatgtatgtgtttcatccatgccgtccatctatttttctagatcattttattgtatgagacaaaaaatgagatatataccaatctcaagtgaaccacattaaaggaaatagtgttgaatgaacgtcgaccattaaaaactttttgggggccataaaagttttggatcaagctgatatttgtttgtcccttcatctgggtctgtatgacctaatcaacagattggatgtcaaataaacagtacagtgggccttaggaggattttaatggtggatatccaatcactattattttcctgtggtgtggtctgcctgagatttatattttcttatttttgttattgaatcctaaaatgatctgtaaaaaaggttgaacggaatggatgaaagagatacatcatggtggggcccatagagcaccgaccaccagtcacCGGGCTAGTAGCAAGGGAATAGCCAATACGTTTCTGATTGACTCGTTCGATCCTAACTcacgtggaagcggattggctggtgtaccacaaccAGCGACTATGCTGGTGTGTTGACATATGGACCCCAGCAGGAGCTACGCGTTGTATTGAAATTGTCGGCCGTTtcgcgagatcattttaaggtttgagctcaaaaaataggGTAATTTTGTACTACAGATGCGGCCTTTCATCCATGTCACTCTTTTGATCCGAACAAAAATTATCTTACCAATCTAGACATCTAGTCATACAGACAAcccaataaaaatgaaaatactcATACTTTTTCAGTTACTTTTAcatgaaaactaaaaatatttttgtTCAAAATCTTTTTTCCATATCTGAAAAATCTATTTtcgaaaaatctattttcataatATAAGTTTTCGGCCGTTTATAAAAACAAAACATATAAAAACTAAACATCTATTatgttatttttttctaaaaaataggaCTGATCTAAAGGTTAAGTAGACCACGCTAAAGAAAGCAATggaagattgaacgcctaccattaaagccTTCTTAGGGATTATAGAAGTTtttgattaatatgatatttggttttttctactcatccatgtttgtgtgaccctatgaacggattggatggagaaAAAAAGTTAGGTTCAGGCCTATAAACATTTTATTGGTAGAAATTATTGTTCCCACTTCTctttgtgatgtggttcactttagatttggatatgaatcatatttttgggcacatgtcctaaaatgatctcgccaaatataCGGagagtgtagatataataaatacttcatCATGATGGAATCTACAGAACTTTGACCTTCTTTCCATTGTTGCACTGTTACTAGGCTTGAGTACTGCCGGGCATACACCCGAATCATGTAACATGTAAGCCGTATCAGTCGGGTCTGGTTCCGACCAATCAAACAAGTTCCCCCGATCTCTAGGCAAACGGGTAATCAATACTACATGTGCCACCTGGATGTTTgtgttacatccactccgtccttcCATCTTGCCAGCTCATTGTAGGACACATgcttaaaaatcaggcagattcaaaacccaagtgagccacaccactgcTTGCTTTTTTCATTTCGTAATAGAATAATTGTTGCCACTTCATTGACGGTTGAAGGGatcaccacaggtatattttgaACCATTAGATTATCCCATGATGAATTGATGATCGCACAAGATCTATTCTTTGTTGTGTCACAGGATTTATTTATTGCACTATCAACAGCAATTGAGGCTTGATATTCCAGCTACGACAGACAATTTGAACCACATGCTTTACTCTTTAACAATTGCCTCTTTAAGGCTTGAAGGGCAACTGGGACTTCTTAAAGTGGTGCTTCTTTGAATTGATGACAGTCTGCCTTTTAgggcgtttggatcttaagttgcttaagataagctacttatgccacaataacttatcttagtttgTACTTAGCAAGAAGATAAATATGTCCTGTAAACAATgtacttatcagcttctcttaCTAAACAGagtgaaaataaacatcaagctgTACCCACTGTTTATAAATATGAACCCCTTGACTTTTGGTGGAAGATCTACCAAATGATAAAAATAtgttattatatttatatatatatatatatatatatatatatatatagagagagagagagagagagagagagagagagagagagagagagagagagggtcaagATTGACCGACAGGAGCATAAGAATGAACGCCAGGAAGGAGGAAACTGCCTTAACTAGAGATGGCTACTTTAGCTGGAGCTGGCTACCCTACAAGAGCCGAGCCTCCGATTGCTGCACCCCAACCAACAGCCGAAACTAAAGACACGGCCGAAGTCTAGAAGCTACAGAAGCAGAGATTTCAAAGCTCAAAACCTGCCCAGGAACAACCAAAACCTCATACGCCCCAGACAGCTGCCATATTGCAAGAACGAATTGACTCAACAAGGACACCGAGTCAAAGGGTCGTGCCTGACAGCCAAGTTCACTTTTGTAAGCGAGACACAGCAGCTTGCGGGAGATGATGGAAGAGAAGGGTGTGCTAGCACTGGCGGGGCGGGTTGGTGCACCAGCTGGATCGACGGTGCGTGATAGCGGacaagttttagcgacgaaaattttcgtcgccaaaagccAAATTTTAGTCGCTAAAAGGGCGATGCAAGAGGTTTTTATTAACGAAAAATTTGAATCATCGGCAAAGGCAAGCTtatttgtcgctaaaagtattttgcaaaactttaagctacgaaaattttcgtcgctaaaagtctctttttaaaaaaaaaaaatattccagcacaaaattcttgatatacacctgttacaatatatttcatcatattcatcctgatatacaactgttatataatatatttcatcatattcacattcacatccatctaaacccaaactagtaaatccatccaaacataaactacattcatccaaaaacaaacaatctt
This DNA window, taken from Magnolia sinica isolate HGM2019 chromosome 14, MsV1, whole genome shotgun sequence, encodes the following:
- the LOC131225028 gene encoding LOB domain-containing protein 29-like, which produces MMTGFGSPCGACKFLRRKCAKGCVFAPYFCHEQGATNFAAIHKVFGASNVSKLLTHLPVSDRLEAAATISYEAQARVQDPIYGCVSHIFALQQQVVTLQAQLASLKAQASQSSDEDRKFQDNYSSYQQDGHGLCHSLSLRASTPSNSNPPSTHVQAMSFHGNGPMGSNSMGDYHNSSMSEEHALFTTNDNSSHPMPSLEMQMDPRKWYMQDMEGLQSVAFSFLQNS